The Elgaria multicarinata webbii isolate HBS135686 ecotype San Diego chromosome 4, rElgMul1.1.pri, whole genome shotgun sequence genome contains a region encoding:
- the SH3BGRL2 gene encoding SH3 domain-binding glutamic acid-rich-like protein 2, whose translation MVIRVFVASSSCSVAIKKRQQDIVQFLEANKIDFVEVDITMSEEQRRWMYKNIPQDKLPAQGNPLPPQIFSDDQYCGDYDSFFESKESNTVLTFLGLKPGLASKESEP comes from the exons aTGGTCATTCGAGTCTTCGTCGCCTCCTCCTCTTGTTCCGTGGCG ATAAAGAAGAGACAGCAAGACATTGTGCAATTTCTGGAAGCCAACAAGATTGACTTTGTAGAGGTGGATATCACCATGTCGGAGGAGCAAAGGCGATGGATGTATAAAAATATTCCTCAAGACAAGCTGCCTGCACAAGGCAACCCGCTGCCTCCCCAGATTTTTAGCGATGATCAGTATTGTGGA GATTATGACTCCTTTTTTGAATCCAAGGAAAGCAACACCGTCCTTACATTTCTTGGCTTGAAACCTGGTTTGGCATCAAAG gagTCAGAGCCTTAG